The proteins below are encoded in one region of Streptomyces roseirectus:
- a CDS encoding MBL fold metallo-hydrolase: MTGTGTTSHDHGGGVRSLQVPIPDNPLGYTLVYVIDTDGGPVLVDTGWDDPASWDTLVRGLAACGTSVEELTGVLVTHHHPDHHGLCGKVREASGAWIAMHEADAAIVRRTRETRPERWYAYMAAKLTAAGAPESHVAPLRRPPGRPLPGFSPALPDREIVPGELLPLAGRRLRAIWTPGHTPGHVCLHLEEDHPQNLPGRGRLFSGDHLLPEITPHIGLYEDPDDATVTDPLGDYLDSLERMARLTPSEVLPAHQYPFTDAPARVRALLDHHDQRLSALHALLTTPLTPWRLAELMEWNRPWEEIPYGSRNIAVSEAEAHVRRLVKLGRVEAVPGSDPVTYVAVAE; this comes from the coding sequence ATGACGGGGACCGGGACGACGAGTCACGACCATGGCGGCGGTGTCCGCTCCCTCCAAGTCCCCATACCGGACAACCCGTTGGGGTACACGCTGGTCTACGTGATCGACACGGACGGCGGCCCGGTGCTGGTGGACACCGGCTGGGACGACCCGGCGTCGTGGGACACCCTCGTCCGGGGCCTCGCGGCGTGCGGGACGTCGGTCGAGGAGCTGACCGGCGTGCTCGTCACGCACCACCACCCCGACCACCACGGCCTGTGCGGCAAGGTCCGCGAAGCGTCCGGCGCGTGGATCGCGATGCACGAGGCGGACGCGGCGATCGTCCGCCGTACGCGCGAGACGCGGCCGGAGCGCTGGTACGCGTACATGGCGGCGAAGCTGACGGCGGCGGGGGCGCCGGAGTCGCACGTGGCGCCACTGCGCCGGCCCCCTGGGCGCCCGCTCCCCGGTTTCTCCCCGGCGCTCCCGGACCGGGAGATCGTCCCCGGCGAACTTCTGCCCCTCGCGGGCCGGCGGCTGCGCGCGATCTGGACGCCGGGCCACACTCCGGGCCACGTCTGCCTGCACCTGGAGGAGGACCACCCGCAGAACCTCCCCGGCAGGGGCCGTCTCTTCTCCGGCGACCACCTCCTTCCCGAGATCACTCCCCACATCGGCCTGTACGAGGACCCGGACGACGCGACCGTCACGGACCCGCTGGGTGACTACCTCGACTCCCTGGAACGTATGGCCCGTCTCACCCCCTCCGAGGTCCTGCCCGCTCACCAGTACCCGTTCACCGACGCCCCGGCCCGCGTCCGGGCCCTGCTGGACCACCACGACCAGCGGCTTTCAGCATTGCACGCGCTACTGACAACGCCCCTGACCCCGTGGCGGCTCGCGGAACTCATGGAGTGGAACCGGCCCTGGGAGGAGATCCCGTACGGCTCCCGGAACATCGCGGTGTCGGAGGCGGAGGCGCACGTCAGGCGGCTGGTGAAGCTGGGGCGGGTGGAGGCGGTGCCGGGGAGCGATCCGGTGACGTACGTCGCGGTGGCCGAGTAG
- a CDS encoding aldehyde dehydrogenase, with protein sequence MGEVVEYGQLVVGGELVDPLGDGVIEVVSPHTEEVIGRVPDASFGDVDRAVGVARRAFDEGPWPRLPLEERIAVVARIKDGIAARHEELARVISSENGSPYSWSVLGQALASMMVWDAAITVARGFVFEERRDGVLGKILVRREPMGVVAAVIPWNTPQFVAASKLGPALLSGCAVVLKPSPEAPLDSYVLAEICRDAGLPEGVLSILPGGRETGEYLVGHADVDKVAFTGSVAAGKRVMEVAARNLTRVTLELGGKSAAIVLPDADVSAAVAGIGPAAWMNNGQACVAQTRVLLPRARYDEFAEAFVAAVRELKVGDPLDPATQIGPLVARRQQERSFEYIRIGQEEGAKVLVGGGRPDGLDRGWYVQPTLLGGVDNGMRVAREEIFGPVICLIPYGDEDEAVRIANDSEYGLSGSVWTGDVERGIDIARQVRTGTYNVNTFSLDMLGPFGGYKNSGLGREFGPEGFGEYLEHKMIHLPAGA encoded by the coding sequence ATGGGCGAGGTCGTGGAGTACGGGCAGCTGGTCGTCGGCGGGGAGTTGGTCGATCCGCTGGGGGACGGGGTCATCGAGGTGGTCTCGCCGCACACCGAGGAGGTCATCGGGCGGGTGCCGGACGCGTCCTTCGGGGACGTCGACCGGGCCGTCGGGGTGGCGCGGCGGGCGTTCGACGAGGGGCCCTGGCCGCGGCTGCCGCTGGAGGAGCGGATCGCCGTCGTCGCGCGGATCAAGGACGGGATCGCCGCGCGCCACGAGGAGCTGGCGCGGGTCATCTCCAGCGAGAACGGGTCGCCGTACTCCTGGAGCGTGCTCGGGCAGGCGCTCGCGTCGATGATGGTGTGGGACGCGGCGATCACCGTCGCGCGGGGGTTCGTGTTCGAGGAGCGGCGGGACGGGGTGCTCGGCAAGATCCTCGTCCGGCGGGAGCCCATGGGGGTCGTCGCCGCCGTCATCCCCTGGAACACGCCGCAGTTCGTCGCCGCGTCCAAGCTGGGTCCCGCGCTGCTGAGCGGGTGCGCGGTCGTGCTCAAGCCGTCGCCCGAGGCGCCGCTCGACAGTTACGTCCTCGCCGAGATCTGCCGGGACGCCGGGCTGCCCGAAGGGGTGTTGTCGATCCTGCCCGGCGGACGGGAGACGGGGGAGTACCTGGTCGGGCACGCCGACGTCGACAAGGTCGCGTTCACCGGGTCCGTCGCCGCCGGGAAGCGGGTCATGGAGGTGGCCGCGCGGAACCTGACGCGGGTCACGCTGGAGCTCGGGGGGAAGTCGGCGGCGATCGTCCTGCCCGACGCGGACGTCTCCGCCGCCGTCGCCGGGATCGGGCCCGCCGCCTGGATGAACAACGGACAGGCGTGCGTCGCGCAGACGCGGGTGCTGCTGCCCCGCGCGCGCTACGACGAGTTCGCCGAGGCGTTCGTCGCCGCCGTGCGCGAGCTGAAGGTCGGGGACCCGCTCGACCCCGCGACGCAGATCGGACCGCTGGTCGCCCGGCGGCAGCAGGAGCGGAGCTTCGAGTACATCCGGATCGGGCAGGAGGAGGGCGCCAAGGTGCTCGTCGGGGGCGGGCGGCCGGACGGGCTCGACCGGGGGTGGTACGTCCAGCCCACGCTGCTCGGCGGGGTCGACAACGGGATGCGGGTCGCCCGCGAGGAGATCTTCGGTCCAGTCATCTGCCTCATCCCCTACGGCGACGAGGACGAGGCCGTCCGGATCGCCAACGACTCCGAGTACGGGCTGAGCGGGAGCGTCTGGACCGGGGACGTCGAGCGCGGGATCGACATCGCCCGTCAGGTGCGGACCGGGACGTACAACGTGAACACGTTCAGCCTCGATATGCTCGGCCCTTTCGGCGGGTACAAGAACAGCGGCCTCGGTCGGGAATTCGGGCCCGAGGGATTCGGTGAATACCTCGAACACAAGATGATCCACCTGCCGGCCGGGGCCTAG
- a CDS encoding ferredoxin, translating into MGDRWRLDVDRSLCIGSAQCVHRTQGFFQLDEGRQARPSEAETDASEIILEAAENCPVEAIYISLAESGEVVFPPED; encoded by the coding sequence GTGGGCGATCGCTGGCGGCTCGACGTGGACCGGTCCCTGTGTATCGGGTCCGCGCAGTGCGTCCACCGGACCCAGGGGTTCTTCCAGCTCGACGAGGGTCGGCAGGCCCGGCCCTCGGAGGCGGAGACCGACGCGAGCGAGATCATTCTGGAGGCGGCCGAGAACTGTCCCGTCGAGGCGATTTATATTTCCCTCGCGGAAAGCGGGGAGGTGGTTTTCCCGCCTGAGGATTAG
- a CDS encoding TetR family transcriptional regulator has translation MPPEPPSLTERQQARRRRILHTTAQLAGRGGFDAVQMREVAESSQVALGTLYRYFPSKVHLLVATMQDQLDHLHTTLKKKPPTAESPGARVAEALMRAFRALQREPHLADAMVRALTFADRSVSPEVDQVSHRTTAIILDAMREPDPTPAQLSAVRVIEHTWHSALVTWLSGRASIAQVKIDLETACKLLDQPPQ, from the coding sequence ATGCCCCCGGAACCCCCCTCCCTGACGGAGCGTCAGCAGGCCCGCCGTCGCAGGATCCTCCACACCACCGCCCAACTGGCCGGCCGGGGCGGCTTCGACGCGGTCCAGATGCGCGAGGTCGCGGAGTCGTCCCAGGTGGCCCTGGGCACGCTGTACCGCTACTTCCCCTCGAAGGTGCACCTGCTGGTGGCCACCATGCAGGACCAGTTGGACCACCTGCACACGACCCTGAAGAAGAAGCCCCCCACGGCGGAGTCCCCGGGCGCCCGGGTCGCGGAAGCCCTCATGCGCGCGTTCCGGGCGCTCCAGCGCGAACCCCATCTGGCCGACGCGATGGTCCGCGCCCTCACCTTCGCCGACCGCAGCGTGAGCCCCGAGGTGGACCAGGTGTCCCACCGGACGACGGCCATCATCCTGGACGCCATGCGCGAACCGGACCCGACTCCGGCCCAGCTCTCCGCGGTCCGGGTGATCGAGCACACCTGGCACTCGGCCCTGGTCACCTGGCTCTCGGGGCGGGCCTCGATCGCCCAGGTGAAAATCGACTTGGAAACGGCCTGCAAACTGCTGGACCAGCCGCCGCAGTGA
- a CDS encoding glycosyltransferase family 4 protein has product MTAEARRADSAADREGPLAIALLTYKGNPFCGGQGVYVRHLSRELARLGHRVEVIGSQPYPVLDEGFDGLSLTELPSLDLYRSPDPFRTPKRDEYRDWIDALEVGTMWTGGFPEPLTFSLRARRHLRARRGEFDVVHDNQTLGYGLLGDVGAPLVTTVHHPITVDRQLELDAAEGWQKRYSVRRWYGFTRMQKRVARRLPSVLTVSGTSRQEIVDHLGVRDDRVHVVHIGADTDLFSPDPSIPVVPGRIVTTSSADVPLKGLVFLVEALAKVRTEHADAHLVVVGKKPAEGPVAQAIERYGLDGAVEFVKGISDDELVALVRSAEVACVPSLYEGFSLPAAEAMATGTPLVATTGGAIPEVAGPDGETCVAVPPGDAGALAAGLGRLLGDPQLRARLGAAGRERVLSRFTWARAAEGTVAHYREAIARSRGRTEGARDGGRCASGRSGRAAPADTPVEPSPSTLTPESRTTC; this is encoded by the coding sequence GTGACCGCTGAGGCCAGGCGGGCCGACTCGGCGGCCGACCGTGAGGGTCCGCTCGCGATCGCGCTGCTCACCTACAAGGGCAACCCGTTCTGCGGCGGCCAGGGCGTCTACGTGCGCCACCTCTCCCGCGAACTCGCCCGCCTCGGGCACCGCGTCGAGGTGATCGGCTCCCAGCCCTACCCCGTCCTCGACGAGGGCTTCGACGGCCTGAGCCTCACCGAACTCCCGAGCCTCGACCTGTACCGCTCGCCGGACCCCTTCCGCACCCCGAAGCGCGACGAGTACCGGGACTGGATCGACGCCCTCGAAGTCGGCACGATGTGGACCGGCGGCTTCCCCGAACCGCTCACCTTCTCCCTGCGCGCCCGCCGCCATCTGCGCGCGCGGCGCGGCGAGTTCGACGTCGTGCACGACAACCAGACGCTCGGCTACGGCCTGTTGGGCGACGTCGGCGCGCCGCTCGTCACCACCGTCCACCACCCCATCACCGTCGACCGGCAGTTGGAGCTGGACGCGGCCGAGGGCTGGCAGAAGCGGTACTCGGTGCGCCGCTGGTACGGGTTCACGCGGATGCAGAAGCGCGTCGCCCGCCGCCTCCCGTCCGTCCTCACCGTCTCCGGCACCTCGCGCCAGGAGATCGTCGACCATCTCGGCGTCCGCGACGACCGCGTCCACGTCGTCCACATCGGCGCCGACACGGACCTGTTCTCGCCGGACCCCTCCATACCCGTCGTCCCGGGGCGGATCGTGACGACGTCCAGCGCGGACGTTCCCCTCAAGGGGCTCGTCTTCCTCGTCGAGGCGCTGGCGAAGGTGCGCACCGAGCACGCCGACGCGCATCTGGTCGTCGTCGGCAAGAAGCCGGCCGAGGGGCCGGTCGCGCAGGCGATCGAGCGGTACGGGCTCGACGGCGCCGTCGAGTTCGTCAAGGGCATCTCGGACGACGAGCTGGTCGCCCTGGTGCGCTCGGCGGAGGTCGCGTGCGTGCCGTCGCTCTACGAGGGGTTCTCGCTGCCGGCCGCCGAGGCGATGGCCACGGGGACGCCGCTCGTCGCGACGACGGGCGGGGCGATCCCGGAGGTCGCCGGGCCCGACGGCGAGACGTGCGTGGCGGTGCCGCCCGGCGACGCGGGCGCGCTGGCCGCCGGACTCGGCCGGCTGCTGGGCGACCCGCAGCTGCGGGCGCGGCTCGGGGCGGCCGGCCGGGAGCGGGTGCTGTCCCGGTTCACCTGGGCGCGGGCCGCCGAGGGGACGGTCGCGCACTACCGCGAGGCGATCGCCAGGAGCCGGGGGCGCACGGAGGGCGCGCGGGACGGCGGACGCTGCGCGAGCGGCCGGTCCGGGCGCGCGGCCCCTGCGGACACCCCCGTCGAACCCTCTCCTTCCACCCTCACCCCCGAAAGCAGGACCACGTGCTGA
- a CDS encoding class I SAM-dependent methyltransferase, translating into MLTVDFSRFPLAPGDRVLDLGCGAGRHAFECYRRGAQVVALDQNADEIREVAKWFAAMKEAGEAPEGATATAMEGDALALPFPDESFDVVIISEVMEHIPDDKGVLAEMVRVLKPGGRIAITVPRYGPEKVCWALSDAYHEVEGGHIRIYKADELLERIREAGLQPYGTHHAHALHSPYWWLKCAFGVDNDQALPVKAYHKLLVWDIMKKPLATRVAEQALNPLIGKSFVAYATKPHLPRVDAR; encoded by the coding sequence GTGCTGACCGTCGACTTCTCCCGGTTCCCGCTCGCCCCGGGGGACCGTGTGCTGGACCTCGGATGCGGAGCCGGACGGCACGCGTTCGAGTGTTACCGGCGGGGGGCGCAGGTCGTCGCGCTGGACCAGAACGCGGACGAAATCCGCGAGGTCGCCAAGTGGTTCGCGGCGATGAAGGAGGCCGGGGAGGCACCGGAGGGGGCCACCGCCACCGCGATGGAGGGCGACGCGCTCGCGCTGCCGTTCCCCGACGAGTCCTTCGACGTCGTCATCATCTCCGAGGTCATGGAGCACATCCCGGACGACAAGGGCGTACTCGCCGAAATGGTACGGGTGTTGAAGCCCGGCGGCCGGATCGCGATCACCGTCCCCCGGTACGGGCCGGAGAAGGTGTGCTGGGCGCTGTCCGACGCGTACCACGAGGTCGAGGGCGGCCACATCCGCATCTACAAGGCCGACGAACTGCTGGAGAGGATCCGCGAGGCCGGCCTCCAGCCGTACGGCACGCACCACGCGCACGCCCTGCACTCGCCCTACTGGTGGCTGAAGTGCGCGTTCGGCGTGGACAACGACCAGGCGCTGCCGGTGAAGGCGTACCACAAGCTGCTCGTCTGGGACATCATGAAGAAACCGCTGGCCACCCGGGTCGCCGAGCAGGCGCTGAACCCGCTGATCGGCAAGAGCTTCGTGGCGTACGCGACCAAGCCCCACCTGCCGCGGGTGGACGCCAGGTGA
- a CDS encoding prenyltransferase, which yields MTAPRTEHLVLPGVLTAEQAVATVRGILAVQREDGAIPWFRGHHLDPWDHTEAAMALDAAGEHAAAERAYLWLARHQNEDGSWYAAYADGAHDDVTDLARESNFVAYVAVGVWHHYLATGDDTFLDRMWPVVYAAIEWVLRLQQAGGEIGWRREDDGTPTNDALLTGSSSVHHALRCALAIAEQREEPQPDWELAVGALRHAIRRHPERFLDKGRYSMDWYYPVLGGALTGAEAKSRVEEGWERFVVPEFGVRCVVPNPWVTGGESAELALTLWAMGESDRALSILQSIQHLRDPESGLYWTGYVFSDDAVWPRELTTWTAGSLLLAVAALGGHEATCAVFGGEQLPVGLDPDCC from the coding sequence GTGACCGCTCCCCGGACAGAACACCTCGTCCTGCCCGGGGTCCTCACCGCCGAACAGGCCGTGGCGACCGTGCGCGGCATCCTCGCCGTGCAGCGCGAGGACGGGGCGATCCCCTGGTTCCGGGGACACCACCTCGACCCGTGGGACCACACCGAGGCCGCGATGGCGCTCGACGCGGCCGGCGAACACGCGGCGGCCGAACGCGCCTACCTGTGGCTCGCCCGCCACCAGAACGAGGACGGCTCCTGGTACGCCGCGTACGCCGACGGCGCCCACGACGACGTCACCGACCTGGCCCGCGAGTCCAACTTCGTCGCCTACGTCGCCGTCGGCGTCTGGCACCACTACCTCGCCACCGGCGACGACACGTTCCTCGACCGGATGTGGCCCGTCGTGTACGCGGCGATCGAGTGGGTGCTGCGGCTCCAGCAGGCCGGCGGGGAGATCGGGTGGCGCCGGGAGGACGACGGGACGCCGACCAACGACGCGCTGCTGACCGGGAGTTCGTCGGTCCACCACGCGCTGCGGTGCGCCCTCGCCATCGCGGAGCAGCGTGAAGAGCCGCAGCCCGACTGGGAGTTGGCGGTCGGGGCGCTGCGGCACGCGATACGCCGGCACCCCGAGCGGTTCCTCGACAAGGGGCGCTACTCCATGGACTGGTACTACCCCGTCCTGGGCGGCGCGTTGACCGGCGCCGAGGCCAAGTCCCGGGTGGAGGAGGGGTGGGAGCGGTTCGTCGTGCCCGAGTTCGGGGTGCGGTGCGTCGTCCCCAACCCCTGGGTCACCGGCGGCGAGTCCGCCGAACTCGCCCTGACGCTCTGGGCGATGGGCGAGTCCGACCGGGCGCTGTCGATCCTCCAGTCCATCCAGCACCTGCGCGACCCCGAGTCGGGGCTCTACTGGACGGGGTACGTCTTCTCCGACGACGCCGTCTGGCCACGGGAGTTGACGACGTGGACGGCGGGGTCGCTGCTGCTCGCCGTCGCGGCGCTGGGCGGGCACGAGGCGACGTGCGCGGTGTTCGGCGGGGAGCAGTTGCCGGTGGGGCTGGACCCGGACTGCTGCTGA
- a CDS encoding LLM class F420-dependent oxidoreductase: MRLGLALGYWGRGPDPGHLPLVREAERLGYASVWTAESWGSDAFTPLAWFAAHTSTIRLGTAVAQMSARPPTTTAMHALTLDHLSGGRAMLGLGLSGPQVVEGWYGRPFPGSPLTATREYVDVVRQVLRREGAVELDGRYHAHPYRGAGATGLGKPLKPITHPLRADLPVLLGAEGPKNVAQTLQLADGWLPLYWSPDRPDAYGKLDVPEGFIVAPMAQVRICADVAAGLAPVKAMLGFYIGGMGTATRNFHADLMARMGYGQQARRIQELFLSGRREEAIATVPDAFADEISLVGPRQRVARRLELWRAGPVTDLLAMSPDPESLRALAEINAG; encoded by the coding sequence ATGCGGCTCGGTCTCGCGCTCGGCTACTGGGGCCGGGGCCCCGACCCCGGCCATCTGCCGCTGGTCCGGGAGGCGGAACGGCTCGGCTACGCCTCGGTGTGGACGGCGGAGTCCTGGGGCTCGGACGCGTTCACCCCGCTCGCCTGGTTCGCCGCCCACACGTCGACGATCCGGCTGGGGACGGCCGTCGCGCAGATGTCCGCCCGGCCGCCGACGACGACCGCGATGCACGCGCTCACGCTGGACCACCTCTCCGGCGGGCGCGCGATGCTCGGGCTCGGGCTCTCCGGGCCACAGGTCGTCGAGGGGTGGTACGGGCGACCGTTCCCCGGATCGCCGCTGACCGCGACCCGGGAGTACGTCGACGTCGTGCGCCAAGTCCTGCGCCGCGAGGGGGCGGTGGAGCTGGACGGGCGGTACCACGCGCACCCGTACCGGGGGGCCGGTGCGACGGGGCTGGGCAAACCGCTCAAGCCGATCACCCATCCGCTGCGGGCCGACCTGCCGGTCCTGCTCGGCGCCGAGGGGCCCAAGAACGTCGCCCAGACCCTCCAACTCGCGGACGGCTGGCTGCCGTTGTACTGGTCGCCGGACCGGCCCGACGCGTACGGGAAGCTGGACGTGCCCGAGGGGTTCATCGTCGCCCCCATGGCGCAGGTCCGGATCTGCGCGGACGTCGCGGCGGGGCTCGCGCCCGTGAAGGCCATGCTCGGCTTCTACATCGGGGGCATGGGCACGGCGACCCGTAACTTCCACGCCGACCTCATGGCGAGGATGGGGTACGGGCAACAGGCCCGCCGCATCCAGGAGTTGTTCCTGTCCGGGCGCCGCGAGGAGGCGATCGCCACCGTCCCCGACGCCTTCGCCGACGAGATCTCACTCGTCGGCCCACGCCAACGCGTCGCACGCCGACTTGAGTTGTGGCGCGCGGGCCCGGTGACGGACCTGCTGGCCATGTCACCGGACCCGGAGAGCCTGCGCGCACTGGCGGAAATCAACGCGGGTTAG
- a CDS encoding DUF5336 domain-containing protein, with amino-acid sequence MNIRSLTRGDGVVIGAAVLLFIASFLDVYSADQAPDGFDFPSAWASGPILLGVVLAGLIGAALVVVSRALPQVPKVAGLDLRQFGIAFTVFAAWSALGNVFDPMSAMNNFEGSRDTIDAGTGLILLLVASLVMAGAAIATPLVPALQGGLVPAPKPPAPQPYGAQPPGGYGYPGAQQQPAFGGQQPPFGGGQPAPAPAAQPVPEFSPFWFAVPVPRPLFPEDGSPNPIAELAPGTWYLAVEQGGQGLIAQTQDGRRGVLRDSSGIQRG; translated from the coding sequence GTGAATATCCGCTCCCTCACTAGAGGCGACGGCGTGGTGATCGGGGCAGCGGTATTGCTGTTCATCGCGTCGTTCCTCGACGTCTACTCGGCCGACCAGGCCCCGGACGGCTTCGACTTCCCGAGCGCTTGGGCGAGCGGTCCGATCCTGCTGGGCGTGGTGCTGGCCGGACTGATCGGGGCCGCACTGGTCGTCGTCTCGCGCGCGCTGCCGCAGGTGCCGAAGGTCGCGGGCCTCGACCTGCGCCAGTTCGGCATCGCCTTCACGGTGTTCGCGGCCTGGAGCGCGCTGGGCAACGTGTTCGACCCGATGAGCGCCATGAACAACTTCGAGGGCTCGCGGGACACCATCGACGCGGGCACGGGGCTGATCCTGCTGCTCGTCGCGTCGCTGGTGATGGCGGGTGCCGCGATCGCGACGCCGCTGGTCCCGGCACTCCAGGGGGGTCTCGTCCCGGCCCCGAAGCCGCCGGCCCCGCAGCCCTACGGCGCCCAGCCGCCCGGTGGTTACGGCTACCCGGGCGCGCAGCAGCAGCCGGCGTTCGGCGGTCAGCAGCCGCCGTTCGGTGGCGGTCAGCCCGCGCCCGCTCCGGCGGCGCAGCCGGTGCCGGAGTTCTCGCCGTTCTGGTTCGCGGTGCCGGTGCCCCGGCCGCTGTTCCCGGAGGACGGCTCGCCCAACCCGATCGCCGAACTCGCCCCCGGTACCTGGTACTTGGCGGTCGAGCAGGGCGGTCAGGGCCTCATCGCCCAGACGCAGGACGGCCGTCGCGGCGTCCTGCGCGACAGCTCGGGCATCCAGCGCGGCTGA
- a CDS encoding N-acetylmuramoyl-L-alanine amidase gives MSYTGPEFEPERRRSPLRRPLVVVPAVLIPVVAGWLAYGATGDDGGSSGKGDGNARTAASSSAPLSPPPSAGTADAKTPAKPLTGKVIVIDPGHNPTNYQHPSEINRKVDIGTTKKECDTTGTSTNAASTNSTSTAPAYAEAQFTLDVAHRMRTLLEREGAKVKLTQDADRPFGPCVDERARIGNAANADAVVSIHADGSAKGNRGFHVILPGAVHEGAADTRPIVGPSKRLGEFVANGFRRTTGSAPSNYVGAGTGLVTRTDLGGLNLSTVPKVFIECGNMRDREDAAQLTSGAWRQKAAQGISEGIVSFLRG, from the coding sequence GTGTCGTACACAGGCCCGGAATTCGAACCCGAGCGACGCCGCTCCCCGCTGCGCCGCCCCCTGGTCGTGGTACCGGCGGTGCTGATCCCGGTGGTGGCGGGCTGGCTCGCATACGGCGCGACCGGCGACGACGGCGGCAGCAGCGGCAAGGGCGACGGCAACGCCAGAACGGCAGCGTCGTCGTCGGCCCCGCTGTCCCCACCCCCCTCCGCCGGGACTGCCGACGCGAAGACCCCGGCGAAACCCCTGACCGGCAAGGTGATCGTCATCGACCCCGGCCACAACCCCACCAACTACCAGCACCCCTCCGAGATCAACCGCAAGGTCGACATCGGCACCACCAAGAAGGAGTGCGACACCACCGGCACCTCCACCAACGCTGCCTCCACCAACAGCACCTCCACCGCCCCCGCTTACGCGGAAGCCCAGTTCACCCTGGACGTCGCCCACCGCATGCGCACCCTCCTGGAGCGCGAGGGAGCGAAGGTGAAGCTGACGCAGGACGCCGACCGCCCCTTCGGCCCCTGCGTCGACGAACGCGCACGGATCGGCAACGCGGCGAACGCGGACGCGGTCGTGTCGATCCACGCGGACGGCTCGGCCAAGGGCAACCGGGGTTTCCACGTGATCCTGCCGGGCGCGGTGCACGAGGGCGCGGCGGACACCCGTCCGATCGTCGGCCCCTCGAAACGGCTCGGTGAATTCGTGGCGAACGGTTTCCGCCGGACGACGGGCAGCGCGCCGTCCAACTACGTGGGCGCCGGCACCGGTCTGGTCACCCGCACCGACCTCGGCGGCCTCAACCTCTCGACGGTCCCGAAGGTGTTCATCGAGTGCGGCAACATGCGCGACCGCGAGGACGCCGCGCAGCTCACGAGCGGCGCGTGGCGGCAGAAGGCCGCGCAGGGGATCTCTGAGGGAATCGTGAGTTTCCTGCGCGGGTAG